Below is a window of Ornithodoros turicata isolate Travis chromosome 7, ASM3712646v1, whole genome shotgun sequence DNA.
ACAGGAAGCGATACTCAATCTGGTTCAGTGGCCTCCATATACACCTATTCCCGATGCTCCCAGAGAAGTTGGAAATGGTGGAATTACAGAGTCCTTTTGCTGACATATGTGCTGGACCATCGTGGACGTGCTGTTGCGCTCAAGTTTGACCAGGCGACACCAGCGCCCATCTGAGCCCAAGCGGTTACAGTTAGTGGTATAAGGTATAAGTACCGCCGATCCCGTAGGCTCAGGGAGCGTGGTACCCATCGGACATTTGCTTCAGGTGACAACCACTGACGGGCAATCGCACAGGCAGTGTGGCTTCATGGGATACTTAATTGTCCCTGAAGAACCCTGAGCAAGCATTCCAAGATTTCTGTTCATTTACGTTGTGTTCTGCATTTTCTTAAACGCGCTCTCTAAACAGCGCTGCAGTCCGAGGGCATTAAAACTTAGGATATACTTTGGTTATTCCTTACGAGTTGTGACTCTCAGGCTTGGAGTAAGTTCTATATAGCACTTGCTTCGTTATTTGATATTCGTTATTTGCCTCGCGAGTTTTCAGAAACACTTTGGAGACCATAATTATGTATAGGTTTACGCATCGTCACGAGACGCAATCAACGAAACGATGCCAGATTTTCTAAAAGTGCATCACCCTAATTAAACATTTGCGTACACTTGACTGTACCGAAGCTAAAACTGAAGCTCCGCAAATCCCGATCAGCAGGATTTTGTTTATTCCTGTCACAAAGTTTAGTTGGCATCAGTGTTGCATAATGGGGTCGATCCAttcaattccaattccattccaaggAGTGGTCGCGAGTCGAAATTCCATTCCTTTTAAGTCCTCGGAATGAAGACGCGAGGCTCATTCTCATTCCACCCAAGAAAAGGAAATTCTTATTCCCACTCCAGGGCTAAAATGATGCACTATAAGTTATTAACTGGTGCACTgatcagtgaaaaaaaaaaaaaaaaaaggaagaatgTAACGGGATACTAAATATCCCACAAACAGCCAACGCACAAAAAAATCGTATACTTCTTTATTTTGATGAATTTGATGTTCCTCTGTTTCCAACATTAACATCGACATAACAGATCGACGACTGCCGAAGTCCGGACGTTTTTCTTGCGCTGTAATCCGAAACTATAGACGACCTTCTGTTGAATGGTTGCCAGACTTTTGAGTGGCCTCCGCTCAAAACCCCCGGGCTGGAGGCCATTCCATTCCGCCCCCAAACAGGTCTAATTCCATTCAAATTCCGTTCCCAACAGCTGGTGACTTAACTCCATTCCCATTCCGTTCCGGTGCGTTAAAAACGGGGCATCACTCCGGAATCATTCCGATTCCGGAATTTtaattccgcaaccctggttggCATCATACCCTCCGTGCAAAAAAATGAAAGGCACAATGGCACATCCCAGGAACTCACTGGTGAAAGCATTCTCCGCTTGTGTTCGGTGCAGGCAGTACTTGATCACTGTTCATGTCGTGATTACTCTACTCATGTCAACGACTCGACTGACGGATGCCCGTTGCCACATGGCCAAAAATCAACCATATGGTACCATGAAGCCTTAATGGACCCCTATCTCAATGTCTCTCCATATCTTTCCTTATCTGAGTTATCTCTCACTTACCAGCACCGCAAGCTGGCTAAAAGTTTCGTTGGTGCGCAAGATGGCCAGCTTGATGAGCGCTCGCTGCACAACCGTCGGGTCTCGAAGGAGGGAAACACGTGTTTGCAATCGTTATTTGCTCTTCAATAATGCGACtgcctacccaagcagcacaatgtactgaaagtcgagtgcaagaggggtggacggtatgtgtcttatcagtgttctttagcttcaggagtctgttcaaggccttccaacTACCCGTCcagccctattgcactcgactttcagtacattgtgctgcttgggtagtgttTTCTTTCCATGTGGTGTTTTGTGAGTCACCCGCTCCGTTGTTCCTTCGCTACGATGCGCTTCAGCACGCATATACacgtttgcgaagttaccttcaattaaaaattattatttgagtttaacaaaaagtaccccTGAGATTTTTTTTGCTACATCTTGCTAGGAAAACGGTGCATAGAATGACACCTTGTTCACTCTTCTATCCGGACTTCCTCACACCGAATGTTTCGGTCGAAAATGTGCATTTTATCGCATTTTCACTCATGTCCCGATTTTTTACTGCGGCTTACAATGCACCGGCGAggttggatttttttttgtgtgtgcttaaAGTACAACATGGGGGCTATTCGGGAAAAAAGTTTGAGGAAGAAATTGTAGAATTTTTGTCTTGCAGAAAAATTCGTAAgcttgcacaaactttgcaaatttcgtgcaTGCCACAAGCGTTGAGCCCGTCgagtgcgatggtgaaaattgcttacACACGGTAAAATGAACTCTCCCCTCTCAAATAAGCTTTCTAACATGCTCCGTGCCTTATATGGACCGTAAGGCCTGCTTAAAACGACATAGGCTttcgccaagcactgcatctttgcACTCAATAAATTTCTGAATCTCGTTAGAAAAGATCAATGTTATTTTGCCTTcggagtcataaggaaccacacacacacaaaaaaaagtaaagaaaattcacataaaattctagcgggggtcgagcggcacctctggatcacttgACGCGAATGGCACAACTGTTTTGAGGCTGTTACACGCAAAACAGACGTGAACACAGCACGGTGAGCATGGCCctatggatggatggattcgCACTTGGATGCCAACAGCCAGATTTTTTCACACTGTATACATAATTATGTTATACTAACAGTTGAACTGTTTTGAGTGCAACTGTTGTACTACCAATTCCACTCATACCAGCAGAAACGTTTGTGCCCTTGCAGTTCTACTCATTTGAGAACAATTCTGCTTGCAACGCAGCTCTACCCACACAGGTAGAAagtcctacttttttttttcttcgagtgtACCCATGTATTCATGGTTTCCTTTCTCCCTTCAGTCTTCCTGAAGCGGCTTGTTCCTGCCCCTGAAGTGACTTTTGGCGCCCTTCCAGGCGATCTAAGTACGCAGTCCTACCTAGcgacacgtgcagcatgtcgccacactataGGCCAACGCAGAGCCGTCATCGTTTCTTTCACCGTATATAGGGCTCACGCACCTTACGTGTGAATCTATTCCAATTATTCATGGGTCTATTGTACATAAGCAAGTTCGGGTCCATATTTGTTCTCCTTATTCAGTAATGTGCGATAATCAACGGCGATAATCAGCGCAATCATAAATGCAATAATCAGGGGCGAGCCAGGGAGAAACGGGCAGGTTCAAAAGCCCCCGAAATCGTGCCATGGGGCATTTGGGAGCAGGAAAACGAGGGTGGAATCATTCTCCTCCATGTAAGTTTCCCCTTTCCGGAATTACTCTCGCATATTTTTGTGGATGCTTTACTGTGCATATAGTTATATGAGCAatcattctgtacatttatgcGCGCACTGCGAGGTTCTTCAACGTGAGCTCAGCTCAACAGCATGCACATGTTTTCGTTATACTATTAATAGCCAAGGGAACGAAtgcgcccggctagctcagtcggtagagcacgagactcttaatctcggggtcgtgggttcgagccccacgttagGCGACTCTTTTTCAATTTGACTACTAAGTTTCATTGTGCGTAGCTGATGCTTGCACCGATAACGTTTATCAAAACCCGACGCTCAATCTCTCGTTACCTTGCAAGATACGATATGAACCACTTCCCTGTGATTCGTCATGTGAGCCCCCGCACGGGGTTCAATCGCGACGTATACATTGTGCGTCGCGTAAGGACGAGATTCTTATCAAATTCGCCgacttatttttctttcacaaACATCGTTGAATATACCTATTCCTGATAGGGCCTACTCAAAGGTTCTGGTGTATCAGTAATTAGCGCTGCCGTTAATTCACTTTCATAATTAGAGAAAATAGGTTGACTGCGTAATCGCAAAGTTGCAGAGCACAACCCGGAGGCGTCTGCCCCACAAGAATCGGAATCGCATTTATGTGCTCTACTCAAAAACACGCGAATATGCAAAATATTCCAGCGCCGCGCGGGTTTTGCGGCCACTTTCTTCTCTCGCTATCTCGGTGTTACCCTTTCTCAACTGATATCGGGCTGTTCCTCAAAGCACCCCGCATTATCCACGGGAGGGAGTGATGCCGCTTCTCAGCCTACGTTATCACCAAAATGCCGCCTTTGATTTTGTTCCCACCATTATCCGGTTTAATCTgctcaacccccccccctccaataCACGGTTCGCGATTTCATCTGATAAATGTCACTCAATAAAGCCATCCAGATCTCAGTGCACAATCCATATCCcagtgagttttagtagatatcgtacgctatcgcctttgcgtacgtaagggatagcgttggtggttctgcggacaagcccggctagctcagtcggtagagcacgagactcttaatctcggggtcgtgggttcgagccccacgttgggcgtttcTTTTTCAACTGCTTCACTAAGTTCACATGTGCGTCGTTATATCATGTGCTCGCGGCGTCCGTTCTGTTGATGTACCGATAACCTTTATCGGGCCGCTTGGTGTTCCTCTCGTTGTCCCCTAACGCGCGATATGCATCACTTCTGGTTGGTCATGAGCTTTCCCGCGAAGACCTATCGCAACGTTTTATTCGCGTGACGTTTGAAGTGCGCCAATttttaaaaatgaaaaaataacGAAGCTTATGTTCGGCATCGGGATCACCTATCGTCGCCTATTAAATGTTGGTCACATGGTTACTCACGAGCTGGCAGCAAActgttttttgtgtgcacaaactgcccaataaacctctaccccagaaacgtcatcatgacgctggtagacaaattgaaaccgaaacaaaatcaGAATGGGAGGGCTGGCTTCCACGAATAGGCACTTCTTCGCTGCCTCCGCTGCTTCGCTGCCtccgaaagaaaagaaggaccgacggaccatcgtagtcccctcatgaccgtggctttcgtggGCTTTCGTGGGGGTTTTCTGTCGGTATAGTTTCCTAACATGGAAGAGAAAGCTGGAAACGTTGTTTCCCGGCAACGCTGCTCGGTTCGGCAGAACCAGCACGAAAATGCAGCTCATATCTATTCGCGTCTCCAgctggctgctcgccacctagtggaccccagcagaagcactcaaATAATTAGAttagcagcagacgacaggtatatttcgcgctgacccgaaactgccgcaacttcccttTGTGCGGTGGTGTTTCCCGGCTTAtagaactcaaacagcaacagcaCTGCTCAATTCCGCAGTGCAAAACTACTGCGGTGAAGAATTTTTAACAGcgagaaagggaaggggaaaaaGATACTATCACAGGAACgacgtgaacgaaaacaacgaagacaggaAGCAGGAAACCACGCTCGAGTTATGTCATTTgtacaatttttgaagcgtgtctcgtggaCGAAGGCACGAAGCAGGGCGATTTATTCGTCGGCAATCATTTTTTTCTTCGCCATCTTgaggacgacgcgagcgcctctatagGTAGTTGCGAAAACACAGTTCGAGCAGTATGGAGGATACCTCGAATATACAAAACCGGGCGCATCGGCGGCGAGTTCTCGCACTCTTTCTGCGTATTGTGACTTCAGGTCAACGGAACACTTTCATTGGCTGCCGAGATCGTCTGCTACAGCGCACTACTCTGTCAGACGCGGTATGGGAGCGGCGCCGAACAGGGATCGGAATCGGACCGGGTGTACCTcgagtgatcgaaatccccgccGCAAAATAAACTACCGCAAATAAAAGTtatttgactataaaatgcacagacGCGTACGGGAAACTGCCAGCAGCGagcttagactaacctgaactaACGTGGTGTTCCGTCGTGTCTGCCCCACCAAGACGCTAAAActtggctttcgttcgctaaaacgacttggacagacagtggaaacccgtgaatttgggtGGCTCAATAGTGATACCACGTTCTGAATCACGGCATACTATGTTACGAAGCAATAGAGCATTCGCCTTGACTTACCTTGTTTTGGGAACGGGAATTTCCAGATCGGTGGTTTCACGGCCGGGAATATCGATTTCCACCCAACCGGAGTGGAACTCGAACACAAAACTGCTAGAAACTGGTGTTTTTTGCAGAGcaggaactgaaccgaaccgaacagCTGAACGGAGCCTGAACTGAACCAAATAATTCGGAAGTGACCACCGGTTCACCGAACAGTTCAGATCAAATTcttgtccccccccccttggtGTTTTCATAGCAAACCGTGTAGCGGCGCTTCACTACATTTTGAAAACCTTATTTCATGACAAATCAAGCGCCCTCACGAAGCAAATCAAGCGGCCGGCTTGAGACGGTGAGAGGTGGTAGTTTCGTCCCGGTTTTGGTGTCTTGCGACACTTTGAGCGAAAAGCCGTTTCACCTTTGTGCTGTAACGTACATGCCTGAAGTTATCTACAACGCACTGATCGCTTTGCGGGTGTATTGAATGGTCTTAAGGCGCTGGCACATTCATTCGTGCGAATTTTGTCAGAATTTGTGTTCCATGCTTGTAAATCCTTTCTACTCCACCTGTCATATCCCAAATAACGTGGAACCGCAGGCGACAGCAGTGGCACCTATACTCTGCTCCAAgacatatatatttttatttcagatgctttttttTCGAGCTAAGCCTACCACGCTCCTTTGAAGGAGTATGGTATGGTATAGAGGATTTATGCGTGCAATCCCTGTGACCTTGATGGGATGATTTACATCAGCATGATAATTATTGCGAGAGAATACCCTCAGTCTTTGTGCACAATCCTGCGAGTTTATTTTTTCAACAACGTCGTAACGCCGTCTTTCACTACAGCAGTCATGTTGGCCCTCCGTGGCCCAACGGCCATGTCACCCTCGTCGACCTGAACAACCAGGGAAGTAGCCCCGGGACTATTTCCAACGGTGGAGGGCGTTGCCCGAGTCTGCTGTCTGGACTGGCTGCTGCCCGGCTCCGGAGCAACCTTTCCCGGATAATTCGTGTCCATAGCCACCTTGTAGCCTTGACTCGAGTTGGCGACGCAAATTTTGTAGTTACTGCCTTGGCTGTGGTGGTGGCTCTCGAGCTTTCCTGTAGCGTCCAGTTTAAACGACGAGGTTGTGGTGTCGTCTTGGATGTTGCTTCTCGTCGACATTACCCCGGGAAGGATGACGCTGCTGCTCTTTCCACCTACAAAGCGATACCTGTATGGGAAGGTACGTTCATCCCGCATGAAGAATGGCGCTATTAAACGAAACAATTAACGACGTCATATTTGTTAACTTATTTATGCATTCGTAACAAATGATATCACGCGACAATTTTGTAGCTTTTGTAGCCTTTTTAACTTTCTCAACAGCGCGAATTTTTGAGGTGAATGTAAACCCAGGCATTTTTGTCCGAACTGACCTTGTCCCGAGTAGGTTTaggctagcagacgacagtgttcACCACAGCTACCGACAGCAACAAGGTACAGCTCCCACCGGAACGTCTTGAACGATAATGATATTGAATTTACAATTTTATCAGGAACCACGCCTCCCTTGCGCACGCAGAGTTTCTACAAAAACCTTAAGGTAAACTCAAGTACAAGGTATTAttagcaatagacctctccctgtttgtaaacaaatgacgtcatagtgttcgacagcgccaccaatttggtagagttgaactacgctcgaagctagaggcgaacacgGTCGCGCtcgaaagtcacggtcttgaggggattacgatggtccctgaaagggacgcggccTTCGGTACTACTTTTCGTTTAATAGACCTCGCCTTGTTCGTAAACAAATGgtacgtcatagtgttcgacagcgccaccagtttggtagagttgaactatgctcgaagctatgggacgaacaaggtcgcgcccgaaatccacggtcttgaggggattacgatgatccctgaaagggacgtgaccttcggtcctacttttctttcaataggaggctgcgaacaagtgtccattcgtggaacccagccctccccttccaatctgtttcggtttctgtctgtctaccaacgtcatgatgacgtttctcgggtagaggtttatagggggcagcgaacaaatgcccatccgtggaacctagagtcactaaataagcttcccaagcaacaaacaaaggttgggccaagctaggctatagttaggctggcctacctggccttgctttgtacatcatcggccaacaagcttgtttcttgatacggatctgtaccttggccaacgatttgccaagcattggccagcctacgttgtggcaagcttgtgccaagacacagaccaaagcattcctgcggcgtccctcattttcagactcaattgtctcgcggcgtaaggtaACGATATACCATTATTTGTTTGTTCCTCGTGTTTCCCACAAcgtttcctgaggaaaaacagatactatacataacttgtctcgcgagcttccgcaaattcgagagacctgttcgcgtgtgtgtcaaaatgaagggtgaggcgtgtctaagtttaatttggcgcgtacacaaacgacactgaactgatgaattgcttgtcgtattaagTCGCCATGAAGGTAAtgcttctgtttcttactgctttagttttgagaaattcccttggtccatcgaaagtcgaacttatgcagcGCTAGATCATTCTACGTTTCTCTCTTCCCCAGGCGAGATTGATCACagctttggcaagtgcttggccaacgagctcgtttcttgatacggatctgtaccctggccgacggctttccaatcctcgctctgcctatcactatgcaatgCTACGCCAACGTTggatggccgaaagagtcgttggccaactgtcatccgaccttttgccaaccgtcggccatcggccattgcttgcttgcttgggatcgcttcagagtatcgacactgaggtccaagggagagcaggagcgccatcttgtttccgcaccacaccggtatcatcCCCACTTGAAGATCAAAGATGGCTAACACAATGCACCctggatagagaagcgtgtatgattgttgtgcgatattccatgtattgtcaaccagagcgtcccgaggatgtcaaggcgAGCGCAAGACCATCAAgtgctgcttgcaaacgaaaagaacatttcacccgcgcacgacaCATGGCGTCGCGCGCTAAAGTgagcagtgcgcgtgcgcgtgggtagcgtggcgcgaAAGATGCCATATGCTCGCttttggaactcagtgtcgatactctgaagcgtagcttattaaGTGACTCTAgtggaacccagtcctccccttccgatttgtttcagtttcgatttgtctaccaacgtcatgatgacgtttctcgggtagagttCTATTAAGGACGCACTAAACGGGCCGATGGGCCGCATCGACGCCAGCTCAAGACTTGTGGGGCTGGGAAATGGTACAAATGACACGGCGTGGTTTCAATGACAATGACGCCTCGCTCGACTGAGTGCATGCGTACCAAAATAACAGTCGAAGAACAGTCTACTTAGCACGTATCGTCACCGAACTTTTCGAGGAGTCGCTGAAGACTCCTGGACCTTCTCGGTATTGGCCTGTTCACCAGGTAGCGGAGGTCACTGTTGTGATTTAGCTGGCTTTCTTCGGAGTATTCCGGCAACACAGTGCACACACCAGTGTTGAACGCACTCTTGTCAGTCTTGAGGCAGAATTCGTTAATAGGGCAATCCCGATTGAAATAACATGGCGCTCCCAGCGGCGAAGGTTTGCTCTTGCCGTCGCCCGCGTTGACCTTTTCTGTCTGAAATACCACATAGTTCAATGACATAAGCACGAGATAATCTTTCATGACCATCAGCCGTCCATCTTGTGAACTTTTAATGAACGTTAAAATACCTCGTATTTACACTAATTTACCGATCCGACGAAATTGTGTAATTATTACACGTAACAATGACTTTATTATAACTGACCTTTTTAAGCAATTCACGCATATATCTGTATCTGCAGCACGTGTACGCCTAGTCGCTTCGAACAGGATATGTTGTTGGGCATACGTGCTGAACAAAAGTAGCACGATTTTGCAACCTGTGGCTGTATTTGAGGTGGGATGCCACCAGCTACTGAAGACTATAGGAGGGTTTCAAAGTCAAATAGGAGCAGTGCATGTTCGTATAAGACAGACAAGGAAGGATACAAGGTTCTTCTGGGAGAAGGGGTCAAGCTTAGCAGTGGCGTAGCgcggaaaaacgaaaaagaaaaagaaatcgggTGAGCATGGAAGGTGTTGCGATTTTAGTCGGCAGCTGTTTGTGATTTCTGCTAATGCTGACGTAACGTCTGGCATTGCCGCTAAACGTTACAACGCTTTCGGTGACAGTCTGCAAATTTGTGTGTAAAATGTTCGTTGTATGTTGTTATTAATTACTGTTAGCAAATGCCGAGAGACGTACACAGGACAACAACGTCTCTTCGTGCGTCTTTTCTTTGTGCCGAAGTTTCTTTCCACCATGTACAACCTGCATCTTATCTTTCCTTGAATGTTATTAAATCTGGTCCCTTAACGCTGTTTTAATCTCAGCCGTGCATGAGGGCATGATCCAGGCGCCGGATCTGCATAAACGGCATTTGCGGAGAGACCACCAAGTCGAGCTCCGGCAAATCAGTGggaatacgctctgcaagtaaccgagcgttctgcgcatatctcctctccctgttACTCCACTCGtaaagccccattggctacggcggcgccctccctcttccctctcactccctcctctcatgcgtagagacgcacttgcacagcgtatggACGGACAGACTGCCTTGGCACGAGTTGCGCGATTGCCGGAACCTTGCCGGCGCTCAGCGAACGTAGGCCCGTTGAGCAAACTCAAAACGTGGTCAGGTCGGCGTGGGGTCTCTAATACTACCTATAGTACCCACTTAGTGACGCCCGACGCGAAGTCACTCCGCGAATGGTGACTTCGAGGGAGGTGACACAGAGCACGTTTTTCGTGTTCTCACTACAGAGGGCTTGCCGCTACGTCTGGCGGTTGGCGAGACTTCTTGGTAATGTTCCCTCAGTCTGCAGTACTTTCATGGCGTCGGCGCCCCTATAGGACGTCATCTTCGTTTGTTTTCTTATCGCGGCACCAGTTCAGTAGGGAGTCTTAAAAGGATTGGAAGGATTACAAGATATGTAGCGGACAGGAAGGTCtttacgataacggttccgaaaatgtGGCGCGCCAAGCACCCGATTCGTTCGAAGTGACTGGCATCACGTTGGTGACCTTGGGCTTCAAAAGCctcatttttgttttcgttttgtttcccTCGGACGCTGCGGATGTGCTAAATCTCCCTAATGTGTGCTTCCTTTCGATTCCCACGCCGCGCACGCGGCTCCCGCTCTCTCGCACCTCTTTCCCTTTCACCACCTGCGCGCGCACGTGccgctcgcccccccccccacagcaCGGAGAGACGGTGGGGCTTTCGTACCACAGTACTCTCTAAGCAAAAAAACGTAggattttctacccatctcaTCTGAGcagagctgtattgcaaccacatttctactcagaccaattttaccttttgggtataactggagagcagaaacaaactacagagtagaaactaattctaccagcttgggtaggaaattctacaaTTTTTTTCTTAGCGCAAACGTGAGTGaaaggagcaagggaaagggcgcgcgtggattggcccgaaacgGTAGaaatactgtcgttctaccagcttgggtataTGACCTTAGCATCTTAAGGTGCAACACACACGGACAAGAGGGAGACACACACTCACGCCACTCGCAACTCACTTTAATAGCAAAAGGCACACAGAcaggaacaaaaaagagagaaaaagaaaaggaaaagaaagaagaccatCCAGAAAAACAACCTCCCGGCCCTCTACCAGCAACATCGAACAAGTTCACACTACACAGCGATAAGCGGCTGCCACCCGCTATCATCGAGATACTTTATCTCCCGCACTGACAACGTCACGGAAGGCTGGCTCACACACCTTTCACCCGACTTACTTATCATGCATGCCTCAATAAGCTCTCGCGTCAGCGCATTGCGCGACAGTGCCGAGACACCAGTCCTCCAAAAGTCCGGTGTACACACACATGTATTACAATGTACAGCGAGGTGTCCCCGCGGAGTGCCACTCAGTGATGCCGCGTGCTCCATCAGCCTAACATTGGCACACCTTCCAGATTGCCCTATATAAACTCTGCCACATGAGAGAGGGATTCGATACATTACTCCTACGCTGCAATGAATAAACCCTTTCACATGATTGACACCACACACAGGCCTCCGTTCCTGGCCATTCACCTTGGCCGACAAGCTCTTGAGCTTAAACGGTGCGGAAAAAAGCACTCGAACACCGTACCGGTCACCAAGCTTCTTCAGGTTATGGGAGACCACATGAATGTACGGCATAACCATGTACCTCCCTCGCCGCCCCTCCTCAGCCTGCATCTCTCCGGGACTACCCTTCCGCTCCCTCAACAAAGTCACACAGACACTTCTAAGAACCCACTGGGGATACCCAGCCTCCCGGATCAGCTCACACTGGCGATTATACGCCTCCACAATCTTATGACAACACGACTTCTGCAAAGCCGCACCCAGGCAGGACTTCACATTGCCACGATTCACAATCTTAGAGTTTGCCGAGTCATAGGGTAGAAGTGCCTTCCTAGACCTCGGGGCGTAGCACCAACACAGAAGTTCTCTCTGGGCACTCAAACTAAGATAAACCCCCTCAACGGCAACCTCGCATGTAAACCTAAGGCCAGAACCCCCACGGTGGAAAGCATCCGTAATGTGCCGAGCATAATCTAAATCAACATCTATCCCATCAGAAGCCTCTAGCGACAGCACTAACAAATAGTCGTCCACATACCGCAAAGCAGACCTAACCCCCATGCTAGGCAACACTGTGGACAATTGTACATCAAGGTCAGTAAGAAAAATGTCAGGGGGTTAGGTCTGCTTTGCGGTATG
It encodes the following:
- the LOC135399691 gene encoding uncharacterized protein LOC135399691; this encodes MPRTFFRFSLAIVVCGQLNARRPLIAFEELYKASQEPTEKVNAGDGKSKPSPLGAPCYFNRDCPINEFCLKTDKSAFNTGVCTVLPEYSEESQLNHNSDLRYLVNRPIPRRSRSLQRLLEKYRFVGGKSSSVILPGVMSTRSNIQDDTTTSSFKLDATGKLESHHHSQGSNYKICVANSSQGYKVAMDTNYPGKVAPEPGSSQSRQQTRATPSTVGNSPGATSLVVQVDEGDMAVGPRRANMTAVVKDGVTTLLKK